In Silene latifolia isolate original U9 population chromosome 6, ASM4854445v1, whole genome shotgun sequence, the genomic window CTCTTCAGCTATCTTGTGCCTGCGTGCATGCTCCGGGTCCTTTTTCACTTGGTGCTTCTCATGCTGTCATTTTAACCATCACAAAATTgcgttatataaaatattaaatacCAAAGCATATGCTGTATTATTTACTAGAGAGTACAACATGATAGTTGAGTAAAATATTAAATACCAAAGCATAAGCACCAGAGGCAACAGCAGCAAGGCCACCAATCTCCTCAAGGTGCTTGTGGTGCTTCTCTTCCTTCTCATAATCCCTTCTTGGCTCCGACCCATAACGGTTGCCCTCACTTGCAGAGCTATATTCATTGCCATAGTTTGTGTCGTTTGAGCCGTAGCTGTTGGCTCCAGTTGAGCCATACCCACCTGTCTCAGCGCCATAGCGATTACCTGTATTTGGGGACCCATATTGATTGCCATACCCTGTATCTTGTGAGCCATAGCGATTGGCTTCAGCGGCATAGCCAGGTTGATTGCCATAGCCTGTATCTTGTGAGCCATAGCGATTGCCCTCAGCGGCATAGCCAGGTTGATTGCCATAGCTAGGGTTGTTTGAACCATAGCGGTTACCCTCAGTGGCATAGCCAGGTTGATTGCCATAGTTAGGCTGATTGCCATAGCTAGGTTGATTGCCGTAGCCAGTGTTGTCTGAACCATAGCGGTTACCCTCAGTGGCGTTGCCATATTGATTGCCATAGCTTGTGTTGTCTGAACCATAGCGGTTACCTTCGGTGGCTTGGCCATATTGATAGTTAGCGTTGTCTGAACCATAGGGCGCACCCTCAGCGGCTTGACCATATTGATTGCCATAGCCCGTGTTCTCTGTACCATAGCGGTTGGCTTCAGTTGAGCCATAACCCGTGGATTGTGAGCCATAGCGGTCCTCTTGGTCAttcttatgatgatgatgatgaaagagACCTCTGTCTGAAGACATTTTGTTTCAAGTAAAGACAAATGGAGAAGAATGTTGTTGTAAGGAACGGATGGTGTGGATGATGCAACAACAAGAGTGTATTTATAGTGCTAATATGAGAGAGAGTGTACATTACTACGACAAGTATGTATACAAGAGGTCGT contains:
- the LOC141586932 gene encoding uncharacterized protein LOC141586932 isoform X2, which codes for MSSDRGLFHHHHHKNDQEDRYGSQSTGYGSTEANRYGTENTGYGNQYGQAAEGAPYGSDNANYQYGQATEGNRYGSDNTSYGNQYGNATEGNRYGSDNTGYGNQPSYGNQPNYGNQPGYATEGNRYGSNNPSYGNQPGYAAEGNRYGSQDTGYGNQYGSPNTGNRYGAETGGYGSTGANSYGSNDTNYGNEYSSASEGNRYGSEPRRDYEKEEKHHKHLEEIGGLAAVASGAYALHEKHQVKKDPEHARRHKIAEEMAAVGAVAAGGFAFHEHHEKKETKEERREAEGTHHKKHHFF
- the LOC141586932 gene encoding uncharacterized protein LOC141586932 isoform X1 codes for the protein MSSDRGLFHHHHHKNDQEDRYGSQSTGYGSTEANRYGTENTGYGNQYGQAAEGAPYGSDNANYQYGQATEGNRYGSDNTSYGNQYGNATEGNRYGSDNTGYGNQPSYGNQPNYGNQPGYATEGNRYGSNNPSYGNQPGYAAEGNRYGSQDTGYGNQPGYAAEANRYGSQDTGYGNQYGSPNTGNRYGAETGGYGSTGANSYGSNDTNYGNEYSSASEGNRYGSEPRRDYEKEEKHHKHLEEIGGLAAVASGAYALHEKHQVKKDPEHARRHKIAEEMAAVGAVAAGGFAFHEHHEKKETKEERREAEGTHHKKHHFF